A stretch of DNA from Mesomycoplasma lagogenitalium:
AGCTCAATTAAATGGTGGATACGAAGAATTAGAAAGTCAATTAAATACAAAATTACCTGCAAAATCAAAAGATGATTTATATAACTTAACATTAAATTATCCAAATGTAGTTGCAACATTATTAAAATACAATATGCATTTAGATTTAGCTGGTGAAACCGAGGCGCAAAAAGCGGTTGGAGTATTGGAAAAAGCGAAGGAAATATTTTCAGATCAATTTTTAGCTACTAACTATCAAATTGCCGGTTTACAAAGCACAGAAAATGGAAGAGATCCAAAAAGTTCATTATGATTAATTCCATCTAATAAATCTTCACAAGCTATAACAGTTAATATGCCAGTTTTTGCTTATATTATCAAAAAAGCAACTGAGGATTCTGCAAATAAAGCTACAATAAAATCTTCAGATCAAGAGTTTTTCAATAATATTAAAACAAAAGGTGCAGCTGATGAAGTTTCAGTAAAAGAAATTTGAGGAGAATATCAATCAGTAAGTAAAGAAAATGGCGGATTAGCTGGTTTTGAATTTTCAAAAGAATCATTTGAAAGTTATGATGGTCTATTTGATTTAGCTTCAAGAATTAAAAAAGCATTTCCAAAAGCTGATGAAGATGGAAAACCAATTAATAAAAAAGCCGATTATGTACTAGGTATTGATACAATTTCGAATGTTCTATATAAAAATGCATTATCTGATGTTGATGGAGACTATGACAAATTTATTTTCGGTTTAACTGACGACAAAACTTCAGTGAACTATAATGATGTTAGAAAAAAAGGAACAGAACAAAACAAAATCTTTGAGAAAAATTTTGATAAAATTGCTAAATTATTAAATGAAAAAGCACTATTTATTAAATCGTCAGCAGATTATTCGTCGAATATGTTAAAAGCACATAGACTTGCTTTTGCAATTAGTTCAACAGCTGGATACAATCATAATTTTTATACCGATAAAGATAATTCATATAGCTGAATTTTTACATCAGTTGACGAAAAAGGAAAATTAACAGAAAAAACAATTGATGCAAAATATGGTTATGAATTAATAGTTCCAACTGAAGAAGACAAGGCTAAAGGGGCGATTGCTTATATCAAAAAAGTAGGTACAAAATATAAAAATACATTATTTTTCGGACCTGAAGGTAAAAAGAACTTTAAACCTGAAGGTAAAGAAAAAG
This window harbors:
- a CDS encoding P68 family surface lipoprotein codes for the protein MTKKTFLKLTGLATVGASLATFISCGETRFDQADDGKIKIASTFGSTSVQKAALDAVIEAWNNKQEVKDKKEGYLPIEVAQLNGGYEELESQLNTKLPAKSKDDLYNLTLNYPNVVATLLKYNMHLDLAGETEAQKAVGVLEKAKEIFSDQFLATNYQIAGLQSTENGRDPKSSLWLIPSNKSSQAITVNMPVFAYIIKKATEDSANKATIKSSDQEFFNNIKTKGAADEVSVKEIWGEYQSVSKENGGLAGFEFSKESFESYDGLFDLASRIKKAFPKADEDGKPINKKADYVLGIDTISNVLYKNALSDVDGDYDKFIFGLTDDKTSVNYNDVRKKGTEQNKIFEKNFDKIAKLLNEKALFIKSSADYSSNMLKAHRLAFAISSTAGYNHNFYTDKDNSYSWIFTSVDEKGKLTEKTIDAKYGYELIVPTEEDKAKGAIAYIKKVGTKYKNTLFFGPEGKKNFKPEGKEKDNDYKYNEEADEKTKSEVEKLTQGKNANTVVGYYSTDGGLKSDQIGEKFKSWIIPAGKKGGYDVYLIDAKWFKGDYTSTPLTQVSDSGFRKYQAPATEKLQENELLSLRDAFISEKDDKQNIVLSQGPSLIPMHANEKEDLATINFVKWYISEKLDWKIGDKTYTQLTPLEAFAAHGSYIAPTKHILSQNTPSDYNDFNKIAFESFKLVSDPATAEKHTIYEDPTDSRSQTFRKSIDAAFGAYMNRAEDRETPETFDQFIRELNITLGNSFK